The region CGGCAGAGGCACTCTCTGTGGTCGGCAGTCTGCTGGCATCACGTTCGATTCCTGTTTTCCCCGTCGCGGTGGGGAGTGATCGCGAAGTTGCAGATCTCGAACTGGTCGAATTGAACTCGGACGACGTCGCCTTTCAGAATGATCCACTCATCGTGGCGGCTCAAGTTAAAGGACGCGGGATTCTCCCACAGACTGTGAAAGTCACATTGAAGGACGGTGCCTCAGGGAAGGTGCTTGAGACACGCGATCTGTTTCTTAACGGAAGTAAAAAGTTAGAAACGGTCGAGTTCTCCTGGATTCCTGAATCGCCGGGCGAGTTTTCACTGGTGGCGGAAGTGGCGCCACTGGCTGATGAACCTGATCAGGAAAACAATCGCCAGACGCGTAAGGTCAAAGTTCGAGGAGATAAGCTGCGTGTCTTACTTGTCGAATCGACGCCGCGCTACGAGTTTCGATTTCTGAAACAGTTTCTCGAGCGGGAACCTTCTGTCGAACTGCAGACACTTCTCCAGGAAGCGGATCTCGAATATGCAAAAGAGGATCGCACCGCGATACGGAACTTCCCGATTCGACGGGAAGATTTTGCGGCACTCGATGTCCTGATTCTCGGCGATATTGATCCCCGGCTGCTGAGCCCATCGAGCCTGGAGTTGATTGATGACTTCGTTCGCAATCAGGGGGGCGGGTTGATTGTGATCGCTGGGGAATTGAATAACCCTTCCAAGTGGAGTGGTTCGTTACTCGAAAAACTGCTGCCATTCCGAGTCAGTGATGCCCAACTCCCCGAGCGTGCGGAGACTCCCTTCCAGCCACTATTAACATTCGAAGCGACGCGTGGCTCGCGATTGTTTCGATTCGCGCAGTCTCCAGCCGAGAATCAGTCGATCTGGAATGAGTTAGCTCCGTGGTTCTGGAATCTGCAGATCAGTGCCCTTAAACCCGGGGCTGCGGTGCTGGTTGAACGTCAAGATCGCGGCCAGCGAACAGCTAATCCACTGATCATTTTGCAGCGTGTGGGAGTCGGGAAAGTTCTGTTTCTGGCGACAGATGAAACCTGGCGCTGGCGATTCCGCCAGGGTGACCACATTTTTGGCAAGTTCTGGGTTCAGGCGATTCGGTTTATGAGTCGCCGGCAGAACGATGACGAAGAACCTGTTCGCTTTTTGGCAGATCGTGCGACCTATGAAATTGGCCAGAAAGTTCACCTGACTCTCGAAGTAAATGATGAACGGGCCTTACCACAGGGAACCGAAAAACTCATCGCTCAGGTCGAATCTGCCGAGGGACAACGAGAAACCATTGAACTCCGAAGGACAGGACAATCCGCGGCTGTTTTCGAAGCGGACTGGACTCCCATTCGTGAGGGGCCGTATCGCCTGCAGATGGTCGATGACAAATTGCTGGCCAAGCTGCCGCTACTCTCGATTCTGGTCACAGCGCCGCAGAAAGAACTTCTGGCGACAGCCGCCAATACGGCGGATCTGAAGCTGGCGGCAGAAGCGACTCGTGGCCAGTATCTGCCGATCGATCGAATCGAGGAACTTCCCGAGCTGTTGCCTCGCAGCCAGTTGTTGCCAGTGGCGACGATTGAATCGGTAAGAATCTGGAATCGCTGGGAGTTATTGATTCTGCTGGGAAGCTTGATCTGTCTGGAATGGGGGCTGCGCAGGCGCTGGCAGACGCTATAATCGACTGTTGCTCCAGAAGCGTGAGCGACCGATTTCCCACGGATGGATGGGAGCGATGAGGTGTGTTGATGGCCGGCCAATCACGAAATGCGGGATGGTCTGGCGAACTTTCGGGGACAGAGCGCTCTCGAAGATCCGCTCCGGCCACATTCGGAAAATCCTCTGCGCAAAAGATTCTCGAAACGTTCGCAGATCTGCAGCGATTCATTACCTGGCATCGAGCGATTCAGGGGTTTTGTCTGCTGATCATCTGGTGGAGCCTGGTGACTCTGGTCGGGGGAATGTTTGACTACTGGCTGCGTCCAGCCGACTGGCCATCTCGATCGTTATGGCTGATCGTCTTTCTGGGAGTGGGAAGCTATGGGATTCGAACGCTCTGGCGAAGTTCATCACTTCAAACCCTGAGTGCTGTCGGGCTGGGGCTACAACTGGAGCGGAAGCAACCACAACTGGTCGATCGACTGGCCAGTGGAGTCGAATTTTCATCGCGAGCTTTTGATCGGGATGCCGGTTCGGTGGCCTTGCAGAAATACGCGATCGATCTGGCTGCCAGCAAACTTCCCCGCAAGCCTGCCGAACTCGTCGTCAATTCTGGCCACACTTTACGTCTGGCAGTCATGGCGGTGACGTTCCTGACTGTGCTGGGTGGTTTCGCCATGACGCGCCCGGTATTGGCACGCACGGCTCTGGCTCGCCTGTATACGCCCTGGCTGGCGGTCAACTGGCCGGAAAATGTCCACCTGCAGATTCTTTCGGCGAAAGATGGTCTTCCGACATCACTCTCGCACAAGCTCATGGATCCGGTGCCGTTTTCCCACCTGACGAGTGCAGAGCAGATTGAATCTGCTCCCTCCAGTGAAGAAGTTCCGCTTGATCACCGGCTGGGGAGCACTCTGGATGTTCTGGTCTATAACCGCCGCGGAAAGCTACCCGACAATTTACAGCTTGAGACCACCACGTCAGAGCCAGTGGATGCGCAGTCAATTCAAAATGTGACGCCGATGATTCCTGCCGGTGTGGCACTCGAGATTCCCGATCCTCGCCCACTCGAAAGATTTCTGCCCAAGCAGATTTCACCCGTAGAAGTCAAAAACGGTGTGTTGAACCGCTTCACGGAGATGGCACTTTTTCAGTTGCCGGTCACTCAGAACCGCATGTGGTTTCGTGTTGCCGGTGGAGATCATGCGACAGCGTGGCGGCTGATTCGAGGGATTGAACCCGTTCGTCTGGAGCGATTTCAGATTCGTTTAGAACCACCCACGTATTTGCAGCAAACTCATGTGACACTTCCTGAGAATGTGGGGAGCTTTGAGGCTCCTGTGGGTTCGAGAGTTTTTTTCGAGGGAACAACTTCACGCCAGACCACATCGGCCCGCTTGCGATTCGGCGATGGAAAATCCTTAAAGCTGCGGCTTTTGCCCAAGACACAGGAAGTTCAAGGCGTCTTCGCACTTACGCAGCCTGGAAATGGTTCATGGACGATCGAGCTATCTGATGCCACCGGCATTCAAGAGATCGATCCCACTCGATTCCCTTTTCGAGTGATTGCCGACCAGGCCCCCATCGTCACGCTTGAAGCGCCGGAAACCGATCTGACAGTCACCATGCAGGCGATGATCCCTTTAAGGGCTCGTGCGCGTGATGATCACAGCCTGGCACTGACTGGATTTGCCTATCGCTGGAATGGAACAGCTCAGTGGGAAACGCTGGCCTCATGGCCTGTGAGCTTCGACAATCAGGGAGCTGAGCTTGCTTCAGCAGAAAGACAATCTCAGTTCGAAACCACTCTCGATCTTGCCAAGTTGACTGTTCCAGAATCTTCCCCAAGGGAAATGAAAATCTCGGTCATGGCGTTTGCTCGAGACCGCTTTCATCTGGGAACTGCGCCCGAAGATGCCGATGGAGACGAACTCGGTCATGAAGGCCGCAGCACGATTCGCTGGATTACGATTCTGACCCCAGCGGAAAAGCAGAATGAACTCGCTGAGCGTGTATTGAGTCAGATCGAAGCTCTCAGGAGAGTTCGCGAGCGACTGGAAAAAGGTCGGCAGACTGCCACCGAATGGGCCACAACTCAGCGGCGGCTCCAGGAGGAAAAGTCGAATGTTCCTCCCGACGCCACACTTCAGGAATTGGGGCGACAACTGACGCAAGCCAACGAACAGGCCCGCCAGCAGGTGGAAGCGAATATTATTCCCGAGTTCGAGCGAATCCGTCGGGAAGGGATGGAAAATCAGGTCATCGATGAAACGCAAGCGAGAGAATGGCAAGCGGTAAAAGAGGAACTCCGGGAACTGACGACTGGCCCACTGACCGATTTAGCAGAGCTTTCCTCGAAAGCCTCACAACCCATTTCTCAAAAGGAAACGACCCCTGCGAAAGATGATTCTGATCCATCCCAGGCTGACCCGTCTCAGACGCTGGCTGAGGCTCTCCGTCAGAACCAGGAAGCGGCCATCGAGACGACCAGCGCTCTGATTTCTCGATTGAGTCAGTGGGAGGGGAAGCGGGGATTGCAGCGGGAACTTGATGAACTGCAAAAGCAGCAAGCCGCTCTGCAGAAGGAATCGGCTGAGCTTGCGACAGAAACGATTGCCCGTGGTGAAATGGAGTTGAGCAGCCAACAGAAAAGCCAGTTACTCACGTTGAAAGATCGTCAACGGGCCTTGGCAGGACGTGTGGAACAATGGCGAAAAACGCTTGGTCAACTGCAAGCGGGAACTCGATCAGCCAAAGCAGAGATGGACCTTGAAGATCGCCAGAGCCTGAAGAGTTCTCAACAGATTTTCGATCAGGCCGCACTCCAGGAGCTGGCTCTGGATGCGGCTGAACATCTGGCTGAAAACCAGCTGGGAAAGGCCGCGGAAAAACAGACTCAGCTACTCAATGGCATGGAGAAACTTCGTCAGGAATTTCTGAATCGACCGCCTGCAGCCGATGAGTTATTGCTGGGGAAAATCGAAAATCTCGAACGGGATGTTCAGGAAGAACTCCTCAAAACATTGAGCCAGCCCGACCAGAACAGTACCGATGAAGAACAACTGCAAAAACGGACGCGTGATGAGGAACTCTCTGCCAGAGCCGGCAAGCTGGGTTTGAGACGAGCCGCTGCGACACTCGAACAAGCGGCGGAGGTGACATCACCTCGCGACAGAAAAAGTTCTGATGCTTCTCGCAAAGACGAGGAGCCAGACGAACTGTCCCCCGAGGAACTGACACTCCGGCGCCAGCGGGAAGAGCAGCGGCGGGAACTGATGGAACAGGCCACTCGGGAAATTGCTCAAGAACGCCGCCTGTTGCAGGAAAAGCTGCTTGCCGAGAAGATTTCGAAAGTCGTGGATCAGCTTCAATCGTTGCTGGAGCGTGTGCAGGGACAAGATGCAGAAATTCAGCGATTGGCTCAGATTGGTGGAACGGCGGGCCAATTCAGCAGATCACAATTGAAGACGTTAATTGGTGTGGCAGAAGCCACAACATCGATTCGTGATGAGTTAGGTGCGATTGCGGAGAACGTGGCACCGGCAGAAATTTTGTCGTGGAGCATTCGTCAAACTTCTGAGCTGGCAGGTCATGTCGCTCGCGATTTGCGGGAACGACAGGTTGAGCCAGCAGCCCGGGAGCGCAGCCAGCAGTTGATCAAACGACTCACGGCCATCGTGCAGGTGCTCCGTGAATCGTCCTCAAGCCAGTCACAGACCGGGTCTGGTGGCGGTCGTTCCACCGAGAATGGGCCCGCAAATCAGGAAGGTAGCGGCCCACCCGGTGAAGCGATATCCAAGCTGGTGCAACTGCGGCTCATTCGCGACTTGCAGCAGGATCTCATGGCGCGAACCAAAGAGTTTGAGGCGGACGGTGCTCAGGGAACAACAGACGTTCAACGAGAACAACTCGCCCGGGAACAGGCGGAACTTCGTGAGCTGCTTTCGAACCTGCTGGATCAACTTTCTTCGCAGGCTTCAAGTCGTCCCAGCGAGAATCGTCCCAGCGAGAAGCCACTTTCGGAACAGCCGGCACCGAGTCCTCCGCTCAAAGACTCAACAGACAGGCCAATCGATCGTCCATTCAATGGGCCTGCAGACGAAGGGAGTCAGCCATGAAACCATTCCGGAATTCTGTTCTAAGGAAGACGATGGCAAGTTGGCTGCTACCTGGCTGCATGCTGCTTTCGGTAGGGAATGCCGTATTAGCGGGTCAATCGGAACCTGACGGAGGACTCTCTCCAGATGCGAACCGGCCGGTTGCAACCCCGCCTGACCAGCCGGTGAAATCATCTGCAACCGGCCTGTCACCGCAGCAACTTTCGGCGGAACTTCTCAAGCAGATCGATCAATCGGAGGCGGCACTGCGATCTGCAAAACCAGTTCGCCCCGGAGCCACAGCCGAGCAGCCGGCTTCTTTGCATCAAAAGAACTCTATTGAGTTGTTGAACAAACTCATTCAGCAACTTGAACAGCAATCTGAGAATTCTGATTCCCCCGGAGGTTCTCCCGAGAACAATTCTTCTCCTGCCAATCCCGATGCTTCGTCCAAGCCCGAATCTGGCAAGTCTCAAGGTCAGTCTTCTGAGAAAGAATCTTCGCGGCAACAAAAAGAGACGACAACCAAAGATCAAGCTGCGAAGAGCGACGCATCCCAGCAGGGAAGCTCTCAAAAGCAAGGTGACAACGCGAACGCAAATGAAGCGGAAGCCGGCAACCGCGAGCGTGAACGACTGGCGAAAGAAGCTGCCCGCAAGCGACAACTCGAAGTCGATGTCTGGGGCCACCTGCCCGATACGGTGCGTGGTGAATTGCTCAATTCTTTTGATGAACGCATCCTGCCCTCGTATGAGCGGCTGGTCAAGAAATACTACGAGGCGCTGGCAGAAGGACAGCCGGCATCTGGTGGTGCCAAAGGATCTCCACCATCATCAGCAGCCGGTGGCAAGTCGCCAGTGGGCAAAGATTGAGTCGCTGGCGCGTAGTCGACGTGCCATAGATAAAGTCCGTGGGCCGGTGCTGTTTCACCCGCCCGTCGGCGATCCTGCAGATCAACAATCTCACGCAGTTTTTCCGGGCCCCACTTGCCGCGACCAATATGGATCAACGTCCCGGCAATTGTGCGTACCATGTTGTAGAGAAAACCATTGGCCGTGATCTCCATGCAGAGGAACTCACCCTCAGGATCGAGTTGGCATTCCTCAGATGGAGGGCCGTTTTCTCCCAGCAGATTCCAGTTTCGAATGCGTTGCACACTGGCTTTTATGACTGTTCGCACACTGGTTTTTCGATTAGGCCATTGCGTTTCGAGGCTGCGAAAATCGAATGTGCCGACGATCTGCCGAATCGCGAAGTCCATCGCCTGTTCATCGAGCCTCGTGCGATGCCAGAGTGCGTACTGCCGATAGAAAGGTGACCAGACGGGCGCGTTGTGAAAGAGGTAGCGATAGGTTTTGAGCCGGGCATGAAACTGGGCATGAAAACCGGGCTGCACATCTTCGACCTGCCGGATCACGATGTCATCGGGCAGAAATCTTTGCAGTGCTGGTCGAAAGTTGGCTGCGGGAACAGGGCTCGTCGTCGAGAAACTCACGACTTGCCCAACAGCATGCACACCGGCATCGGTCCGCCCAGCCGCATAGAGGACGGGAGTCTCGGCGGTGAATTCTTGAATCGCCTGCATGAGCGTCGATTGAATGCTCACGCCGTTGGGCTGAGTTTGCCAGCCGCAATAGGCCGTTCCATCGTAGGCAATGGTCAGCTTCAATGTTCGCGAGAGATTGTTCACTGGTCGTGAAAGGAACCTTTACTGTAGGGCAGGCTCCCGCCTGCCGGTGGTGGTATGTGGCTGCGTTAATCAAGGGCTCGCGCAGGCGACGGGGTGGCTGGGGTCAAACGTCCTCGTTTGCCCCCAGTTCATGGGACTATGATCGTTTTTGATGAAGAGCTTTAAAAGTCATGAATGTATGTCTCGGATGCATTTGCGCTCGAGAACTTGATTGACCAGGGGGCGGATGAAGACATCCGACCCCTGCCACCCTGCCGATTAATAGGCATCTCAACAGTTGTTGACGTGACGGAAGCGAAGATTGGTGCATTGGCATGCACCCTACATTTTTTGAGCAACTTGATTGGCAGGCGGGAGCCGCCCTACCAGATCGGGCCTCAGGCGATCGGGTGGCGGGGTTCAATGCGAGCTTTGCCCACCCAGGGCCTCAAGATTTCCGGGATTTCAATCCCGCCATCAGCCAACTGATAGTTCTCCAACACGGCAATTAAGGCGCGACTGATGGCCACACAGGTTCCATTGAGTGTGTGGACATGCTGCGTTCCCTTCTTCTCCGGCAGACGGCAGCGAATCCCCAGCCGACGCGATTGAAAATCGGTGCAGTTCGATGCTGAAGTCACTTCGCCAAAGGTGTTTCGTCCGGGCATCCAGGCTTCTAAATCGTACTTGCGATAGGCTGGTGCTCCGAGGTCTCCACTGCAGGTATCGAGGACCTGATAAGGAATGCCCAACTGCTGGAAGACTTCTTCTTCGATGGCCACGATCTCTTCGTGCATCGCGTTGGAAGCGGCCAGGTCGGGAGCTGTGAAGGCAAACATCTCGACCTTGGTAAACTGATGAACGCGATAAATCCCCCGGCTGGCCCGGCCATGAGCGCCGGCTTCTGTGCGGAAGCAATGTGACAATCCGGCCATGCGAATGGGTAACTGTTCGATATCGAGAATCTCATCCTTCAAGGAACCACCCAGCGGGATCTCGGCTGTCGCGACGAGACTCAAATCAGTTCCATTAATTGAGTAGATCTGAGTTTCGTTGCCGCGCGGGTTATAGCCTGTCCCTTCGAGCACTTCGTGGCGTGCCAGATCAGGAGTGACGTAAGGCGTAAAACCTTTGGCCACGAGCTTCTGGATGGCGAACTGCACCAGTGCCAGTTCGAGGAGCACCGCTTCGTTTTTCAAAAAGTAAAAGCCATGGCCAGCGACTTTAGTACCGGCCTGAAAATCAATCAGGTCGCAGATCTCAGCCAGCTCGACGTGATCTCGCACTTTAAAATCGAACGCCTTGGGTGTTCCCCAAGTGCGAATGACTTTGCTGAAGGTTTCATCCGGGCCGACAGGTGCGTCAGGATGAGTCAGATTGGGCACCTGAGCCTGAATTTCGCGCAGGGCAGCTTCGACCTCCTGCTGCTGCGTTTCAAATGTCGCGATTTTCTCGCGCAGAGTCCGGCCTTCGGCTACGAGTTTCTGCTTCTCGGCGGGGTCAGCCACTTTGGGGATGGCCGCCGAAAGTTCCTTCTGGGCATGGCGGGTCTGATCGGCCTGCTGGATGAGTTCAATCCGCTTGTCCCGCAGTTCCAATAATCGCGACAGATCTATGGTCACGTTGCGGTCGGCACAGTTCTTCGTGATCAGTTCGAGATTGTCGCAGATAAACTGAAGATCCAGCATGTTAGCTTTCGCGCGTATGGTCTTATTGGGCTTCAGGAGTTTGAAAGAATCTGGAGGTGCTTGGAACACCGGATTCCCAGAGATGCAATCAAAGAGAATTGGTTCGGATCGTGGCCAGATCAAACATTGGCCAGTTCTTCCCAAAGGATGGCACTGGCCAGAGTTCCCCGATGAAAATCTTCGATTAAGAAATGCTCATCAGGACTGTGCAGATTGTCAGTGTTCTGGCCCCATCCCAAGAGAAGTGTATCGATTTCCAGCAAACGCTTGAAGGTCGCCACTACTGGAATCGAACCACCTTCTCGAATGAAAACCGGAGCTTTTCCGAAACCGGCTTCAATGGCCTTGCTGGCAGCCTGCAGAAATGGGCTTTGCCGATCCATCAGAAATGCAGGGCAACCGTGATCGGCTGTGAACTCCAGTCGGCAGGAGGGGTGCAGGTGACTGCGGAGAAACTCTTCGAGCGATTTCATCAGAACATCTGGATTCTGGTTGGCGACCAGGCGGCAGGTGATTTTGGCTGTGGCACTCGCGGGAACGATGGTTTTCGGGCCGGGGCCCGTATACCCACCGTAGATGCCGTTGAATTCGAGTGTGGGTCTGGCCCAGCGCTGTTCAAGGGGAGTAAAGCCGGCTTCGCCTCGTAAACCGATGGCACCAGTTTCTGCCAGAAAAGCGGCCTGATCGAAAGGGAGCTCGGCGAACCCGGCCCGGTCTGCGTCTGTCAGAGGGACGACATCCGTATAGAAACCTGGCACCTGGACTTCGTTGTGTTCGTTGTGCAAGAGGCTTAAGAGGCGAGTCAATTCGCGAATGGGATTCGGGATGGCTCCTCCGAAGACACCGCTATGCAGATCTTTCCGTGGGCCATGTACGCGGACTTCGCAGGCGAAAATGCCTCTTAAGCCTGTGGTGATGGCTGGCCAGCCTGGCGCGTACTGGCTGGTATCGCTGATGACCGCCACATCGGCTTTGAGTTCGTCGCGGTGCTCTGCGAGAAAGCGTTCGAGGTTCTCGGAACCGACCTCTTCTTCGCCTTCAATAATGTAATCGAGATCAATGGGGAGCTGGCCTTTGGTCTTCATCCAGGCGAGGGCCGAGAGGATGTGTGTAAGCATCTGGCCTTTGTCGTCGGTGGCTCCTCGTGCATAGATTTTGCCATCACGCAGGGTGGGCTTGAAAGGGGGCGTTGTCCAAAGATCCAGAGGGTCTGCCGGTTGAACATCGTAGTGCCCGTAAACAATAGCGCGTCTACGATTTCCTGGTGCGCGATAGCGGGCCCAGACGATCGGATAACCAGCGGTGGGCATGACTTCACACGACCAGCCAGTGCCTGCAATTTGAAACAACTCGCTCAAAGTTGCAGCAGCTTGGTGGAGTGAATCAGCGCACTGAGGATCAGCACTGACGGAGGGGATCGACAGGAGTTGACAAAGAATCTTGACATTTTCTGCACGACGATTTTTCAACTCATCAGCAAGTGTGGATGGCATCATGAAAATCGATCCTTTGCGAGGCGAACCAACGGCCTTGGGGAGGTGTGTATTTTTGCTTCAGCACCATGAGAACTGTCATAGGGTTGTACCAGTTTGATGCAGAAAAAAGGAGTTTGTTCACAAAAGCGACAGATCATGAAAAAGGTGATTCTGGAGAAACAGAGAGAATTGTTAATCCGATGAAAAAGTGAGCGAATCCCGAGAGCATCGGGTGGGTTTAGCATGTAGGATACTGTCAATGGACTAGTCGATATGCGGCAGATGCTTTTTGCAGTTTGGCGCAGAATATGCTTATCCAAAAGATGTTGTCATGGTTGCGGTGCGTCTGTGTTGGACGCGGTGTCAGCCTGAATCTTTGATGTCCTTTCGAGGTGGACGATTTATGAAGATGGGTTCGCGGAAGTCTGGCTTCACACTGATTGAGTTGCTGGTGGTGATTGCAATTATCGCCATCCTGATTGCATTGCTTCTCCCTGCTGTCCAGCAGGCCCGTGAAGCTGCACGCCGTACACAGTGCCGTAACAACCTGAAGCAGTTGGGTCTGGCACTGCACAACTACCATGACAATGCACTGGTTTTCCCACCAGGACACATTGGCTTCAATAACGCCACCACTCCATCGTTCCAGGGTTTCGCCTGGTCAACCATGATCCTGCCGTTTGTGGATCAGGCACCACTTTACAACGTGCTGGCAAACCGCTTTAGTTCCTCAGTGCCTTACTCCACAGCTGTGACTCCTGTTGTACCGACTGCTGCTGAAGTGGCCGCAGTGGCTACGACTTTCCCAGCGATGCGGTGTCCTTCGGACGTGGGTTCCAACCTGGTGAATGCCACTGCCATTTCCGGTACGGCGGCTTCAGCCACCTATGCCAACGCTGTGGGTCGTTCAAACTACCCAGGTGTCACTGGTGTGTGGTTGAACGGTACAACATGGGATGGTTTGGAAACAGCACAGGCTAACTGGACAGTCGCTAACTTCCGTGGCATTTTCGCTGAGAATAGCCGAGTTGGTATCCGCGACATGACTGACGGTACAAGCAACAGTATCGTTGTTGGTGAACGCTGTAGCCCAGCAACTGAGACTGCAGGAACGAATGGTATGGCTTCTTGGGTGAGCTGCTTTGATCGCGGTACACAAGCTGGTCGTTCATCGGCCTACGGCGACGCCGCCCAGCGTATCAATGTGAACGTAGCAAGTGGAACAGTTGTGAGCACTGCCGGTGCTACCGTTGCCATCACAGCTAACGGTCCTCGCGGGCAGAACTCAGCATTCAGCAGTCTCCACACAGGTGGTGCCCACTTCCTGTTGGGTGACGGCACTGTCAAGTTCATCAGCGAGAACATTGACATCACCATCTACCGCAACTTGGCTCGCGTTAACGACGGCAACGTCATTGGCGAGTTCTAATTGAGTCTGGCAGAGCTTTTGTTCTGTCGAACTTCAATGATGATCTTCAAAGTGACCCGTGTGATTAAGAATCACATGGGTCACTTTCTTTTTTGTGACGATTGTCACCGTCTCTCGGTAAGAGAGTGGCTGGCGAGGCTGTGATGATTCTGTGCATGCTGCGATGAAGCCGCTCGTTGATTGCTTGCCCAATACGTGCGAGCTCACCCTCATCCCGGCCTTCTCCCGTCGGAACGGGAGAAGGAGAAAAAACCCTCGCCCGCGTCATCCGGGTGGCAGGGGTCGGATGTCTTCATCCGCCCCCTTATCAATTGAGTTCACCAGCACAGATGCAACTGTTAAGTTCCTCCCAACGAACAATGCGATGAACAACCAGTGTCAAACGAACTGGGGGCAAACGAAGACGTTTGACCCCAGCCACCCGGCCGCCCCCTTATCAATTGAGTTCACCAGCACAGATGCAACTGTTGAGTTCCTCCCAACGAACAATTCGATGAACAACCAGTGTCAAACGAACTGGGGGCAAACGAAGACGTTTGACCCCAGCCACCCAGCTGCTCGTTGATTGCTCGCCCAATACGTTCGAGTTCGCCCTCATCCCGGCCTTCTCCCGTCGGAACGGGCGAAGGCGTTAGAGACTGGCGTGGGAGTTTGTCCAGGCCACGAGCGATTTTAATTGTGAGAGCGCACGGCCATTTTGAATGGTCTCTTGGGCCAGTTGAGTCGCGGAGATCAGATCAGAAGCTTTCCCTGCCAGCCATAATCCCACAGCCGCATTTGCGGTGACCATGTGGGCCGGTGCACCGGCTTCCCCTGCCAGGATTTTCCAGATCAGGGCGGCACTCTCCTGTGGATTCGCCACTTTCAAATCTTCCACCTGGCACTCGGGCAATCCCAGTTGAGCAGCGTTCCAGGTTTCCTGATGAATCGTAGAACCTTCCACAATCCAGACCTGTGTCTGGCCCCACAGACTCACTTCGTCAATTCGATCGCCGCAGATCACTGCGGATTTGCCTGTTCCCAGAAGTGCCAGAGCCTCGGCGACAAGCGCCGCTTCATGAGGTTTGCTGACGCCAAGGACCTGATGCTGGGCACCAGCGGGATTGGTCAAGGGGCCTAACAGATTGAAGATCGTGCGGATACCAAGCTGTTTACGCACAGTGGCAACATGCTTCATGGCGTTATGAAATAACGGGGCAAAACAGAAGCCAATCCCGACTTCATCAATACATTGCGCGACTGCATCAGGGGGTAAATCGAGCCTCACCCCCATCGCTTCTAACACATCAGCCGAACCACTCAAGCTAGTCACACTGCGGTTGCCATGCTTGGCGACGGGACATCCGGCAGCCGCCAC is a window of Planctopirus limnophila DSM 3776 DNA encoding:
- a CDS encoding DUF1559 domain-containing protein encodes the protein MKMGSRKSGFTLIELLVVIAIIAILIALLLPAVQQAREAARRTQCRNNLKQLGLALHNYHDNALVFPPGHIGFNNATTPSFQGFAWSTMILPFVDQAPLYNVLANRFSSSVPYSTAVTPVVPTAAEVAAVATTFPAMRCPSDVGSNLVNATAISGTAASATYANAVGRSNYPGVTGVWLNGTTWDGLETAQANWTVANFRGIFAENSRVGIRDMTDGTSNSIVVGERCSPATETAGTNGMASWVSCFDRGTQAGRSSAYGDAAQRINVNVASGTVVSTAGATVAITANGPRGQNSAFSSLHTGGAHFLLGDGTVKFISENIDITIYRNLARVNDGNVIGEF
- the trpD gene encoding anthranilate phosphoribosyltransferase, whose protein sequence is MPIETDRAHASLESEFMTVFHAPSFLDRLVSGESLTQEETDQFVCEIMQGKLTDVTIAGFLTALACKGPAATELAGAARAMRKHVVPLKPQSTPLLDTCGTGGDGQATFNISTAAAIVVAAAGCPVAKHGNRSVTSLSGSADVLEAMGVRLDLPPDAVAQCIDEVGIGFCFAPLFHNAMKHVATVRKQLGIRTIFNLLGPLTNPAGAQHQVLGVSKPHEAALVAEALALLGTGKSAVICGDRIDEVSLWGQTQVWIVEGSTIHQETWNAAQLGLPECQVEDLKVANPQESAALIWKILAGEAGAPAHMVTANAAVGLWLAGKASDLISATQLAQETIQNGRALSQLKSLVAWTNSHASL